One genomic window of Mauremys mutica isolate MM-2020 ecotype Southern chromosome 5, ASM2049712v1, whole genome shotgun sequence includes the following:
- the PRMT9 gene encoding protein arginine N-methyltransferase 9 isoform X3, which yields MAVECKEIRRHHRVGIQQVACVHLAETVEFCSPTRASVNSEETIEPYTTEKLSRVPGGYMPLTEPFQAMTVDFNNLQELKSLATRKPCKINIPVTQGGVLDAIVVWFVLQLDDEQSLSTSPSEETCWEQAVYPVQGLPDYSVKPGDTVMMEVCCQDCYLRVQKISVLTSEYGMDIERENTLASGNEAELCSALASLQTTSTPDGMGQECMLESTEIALLNNVPYHECFNAAIGKVLSSLIPARESLSMDVDGHDREMNFEKSQNKNSSYTTHDPLYVLDVSEGFSILPIIAGKLGPVKAYSSVEKEQHQIALNIISEANHFPKETLKFWLSHLEDESVVLQRPKSDKLWSIIILDVIETSGLIQQEVMEKAAISRCLLHSGGKIFPQYVVMYGMLVESQSLVLESAVQGTEPTLGLNIAPFINQFKVPVRVFLDLATLPCVPLSKPAELLRLDLMNPYLNSSSREVKVQVSKSGHVTAVPFWYHIHLDEDIYLDTSSDSSHWKQAAVVLDKPIQVQLGDELVLNIQHYKSNVSITVKQ from the exons ATGGCAGTGGAATGCAAAGAGATACGCAGACATCACAG gGTGGGAATACAACAAGTTGCCTGTGTGCATTTGGCAGAAACGGTGGAGTTCTGTAGTCCAACACGTGCTTCTGTGAACTCAGAGGAAACTATTGAACCTTACACCACAGAAAAACTCAGTAGAGTTCCTGGGGGTTATATGCCACTGACAGAACCCTTTCAAGCCATGACAGTGGATTTCAATAATCTGCAG GAATTGAAAAGCCTGGCAACTAGGAAGCCTTGCAAGATCAACATACCTGTCACCCAAGGAGGCGTGCTGGATGCTATTGTGGTATGGTTTGTGCTACAGCTTGATGATGAGCAGAGTCTATCTACAAGTCCCAGTGAGGAAACTTGCTGGGAACAAGCAGTCTACCCTGTGCAGGGCCTTCCTG ATTATTCTGTGAAACCTGGAGACACTGTGATGATGGAAGTATGCTGCCAAGATTGCTACTTGAGGGTCCAGAAGATTTCTGTTTTGACTTCAGAGTATGGGATGGACATTGAAAGGGAGAACACACTGGCTTCGGGCAATGAGGCTGAACTATGTAGTGCTTTGGCTAGTCTTCAGACTACTAGCACACCGGATGGCATGGGGCAGGAATGCATGCTGGAATCCACTGAAATTGCACTTCTAAACAATGTGCCATACCATGAATGCTTTAATGCTGCCATTGGCAAAGTGTTGTCATCCTTGATCCCAGCGAGAGAATCTCTGTCAATGGATGTTGATGGTCATGATAGAGAGATGAACTTTGAAAAGAGTCAAAACAAGAATTCCTCATATACAACTCATGACCCTTTGTATGTATTAGATGTGTCTGAGGGCTTTTCGATTCTGCCAATAATTGCTGGCAAACTTGGGCCAGTTAAAGCTTACAGTTCTGTTGAAAAAGAGCAGCATCAAATAGCCCTTAACATAATTTCAGAAGCCAACCATTTCCCTAAAGAAACATTAAAGTTTTGGCTCAGCCACTTAGAGGATGAGAGTGTGGTGTTACAGAGACCCAAATCAGACAAACTGTGGAGTATTATAATTCTGGACGTCATAGAGACTTCAGGTTTAATCCAGCAGGAGGTGATGGAAAAGGCAGCAATATCCAG GTGTTTGCTTCACTCTGGAGGAAAGATATTCCCACAATACGTGGTGATGTATGGGATGCTTGTAGAATCGCAATCCTTAGTACTTGAAAGTGCAGTTCAAGGAACTGAACCCACACTTGGGCTTAATATAGCACCTTTTATCAACCAGTTCAAG GTGCCTGTTCGTGTGTTTTTGGATCTCGCCACATTACCATGTGTGCCCTTAAGCAAGCCAGCAGAACTGCTAAGACTAGATCTCATGAATCCCTATTTGAACAGTTCCAGTAGAGAAGTAAAG GTGCAAGTTTCTAAGTCTGGCCACGTCACTGCCGTTCCATTTTGGTATCATATACATCTAGATGAAGATATTTATTTGGATACGTCAAGTGATTCCTCCCACTGGAAACAAGCTGCAGTTGTTCTTGACAAACCGATCCAAGTTCAGCTTGGAGATGAACTTGTGCTCAACATTCAGCACTATAAAAGTAATGTCAGCATCACAGTAAAGCAGTGA